A window of the Lactuca sativa cultivar Salinas chromosome 5, Lsat_Salinas_v11, whole genome shotgun sequence genome harbors these coding sequences:
- the LOC111897642 gene encoding anaphase-promoting complex subunit 7 translates to MDVPKDQMSTLLDCGLYNSAQMLGCFLVSSSSVNNDSSPHLKAENLALHGDALFRDKEYKRAIHVYKQALQYHKIIPKINATTRSSLSTSNRSSSPNNFNVSAINENEVKFKIASCHCAINENRAALAEMEAIPSKSRNLQMNLLLGKLYRYSKHIRPAIACYKECLRHCPYIIEAITSLAELGVQAKDIFSLLPQTPNRSGRPPFDQFESNRWLQRYVEAQCCIASNDYKGGLELFSELLQRFPNNVHILLEMAKVEAIIGKNDEAIMNFEKIRSIDPYVVTYMDEYAMLLKLKSDPLKLNKLVHDLLNIDPARPEVFVALSVLCEGKDDRAALTNAEKSIRIDERHITGHIVKGNLFLSMNQPEAAVVAFRSAQELRPDLRSYQGLVRSYLAVSKTKEALYAAREAMKAMPQSAKALKLVGDVYASNSSGREKAKKFYESALRLEPGYLGAALALVDLHVMEGRNYEAVTLLERYLKDWTDDSLHVKLAQILAATNMLQDSLSHYQAALRINPQNESAKKGLERLEKLMKGVDPDAPEEEEENDGDDGDGDAEEAELL, encoded by the exons ATGGATGTCCCCAAAGATCAGATGTCTACTCTTCTCGATTGCGGTCTTTATAACTCTGCTCAAATGCTC GGTTGTTTCCttgtttcttcatcttctgtgaATAATGACTCCAGCCCACATCTCAAGGCTGAAAATCTG GCTCTCCATGGTGATGCTTTGTTTCGAGATAAGGAGTACAAAAGAGCTATT CATGTGTACAAACAAGCATTGCAATACCACAAAATCATTCCAAAAATAAATGCAACAACTAGAAGTTCATTGTCCACATCAAACAGGTCTTCTTCCCcaaataattttaatgtatcagcAATAAATGAAAACGAG GTGAAGTTCAAAATCGCGTCTTGTCATTGTGCCATTAACGAGAATAGAGCAGCTCTTGCTGAG ATGGAGGCTATTCCAAGTAAATCAAGGAACTTGCAAATGAATCTATTGTTGGGAAAGCTTTATCGATATTCTAAACACATTCGTCCTGCCATTGCTTGTTACAAAGAGTGCCTAAG ACATTGCCCATATATCATTGAGGCTATTACATCATTGGCTGAGTTAGGTGTTCAAGCAAAAGATATTTTTTCATTGCTTCCGCAG ACACCTAACAGAAGTGGAAGGCCTCCTTTTGATCAGTTTGAATCCAACCGTTGGTTGCAA CGTTATGTTGAGGCTCAATGTTGTATTGCATCAAATGATTATAAAG GTGGTCTAGAACTTTTCTCAGAACTTCTTCAACGGTTTCCCAACAATGTGCACATATTACTTGAAATGGCAAAG GTGGAAGCTATCATTGGGAAAAACGATGAAGCCATTATGAATTTTGAGAAG ATTCGGTCAATTGACCCTTATGTGGTGACATATATGGACGAATATGCTATGCTTTTGAAGCTAAAATCAGATCCATTAAAGTTAAACAAATTGGTGCATGATTTGCTAAACATTGATCCAGCTAGGCCTGAAGTGTTTGTGGCTTTATCTGTTTTGTGTGAAGGGAAAGATGACAGAGCTGCCTTAACTAATGCTGAGAAA AGCATACGAATTGATGAGAGACATATAACTGGACACATAGTGAAG GGCAACTTGTTTCTATCAATGAATCAACCAGAAGCAGCTGTGGTTGCCTTCAGATCTGCTCAGGAATTAAGACCTGATCTGCGATCCTATCAAG GGCTAGTTCGATCTTATCTGGCAGTTTCGAAAACCAAAGAAGCATTATATGCTGCAAGAGAGGCAATGAAGGCCATGCCTCAATCTGCAAAAGCTCTAAAACTTGTTGGTGATGTATATGCTAGTAATTCTAGTGGAAGAGAAAAg GCTAAGAAATTTTACGAGTCTGCCCTTAGACTAGAACCTGGTTACCTTGGAGCTGCATTAGCATTGGTAGATTTACATGTGATGGAAGGTCGCAACTATGAAGCTGTAACTCTTCTTGAAAGATACCTTAAAGATTGGACTGATGACTCACTACATGTTAAGCTTGCTCAGATTCTTGCTGCTACTAATATGTTGCAGGATTCCCTCTCACATTATCAGGCTGCTTTGAG gaTTAATCCTCAAAATGAATCAGCAAAAAAAGGGTTGGAACGATTGGAGAAGCTAATGAAG GGAGTTGATCCTGATGCCCCTGAAGAAGAGGAGGAGAacgatggtgatgatggtgatggtgatgctgAAGAGGCGGAGCTTTTATGA